gtcaaatagttcggtaaatataagtaaaatcttcttatgtatgttactatgtatttggccgagttaaaatgagtccaataggtccaaatgacatttcatgttgtgacaacctcggaaaaaatgaagcaaagagcgaatcatttgtccttttctcactcatagtttgtgtcgtaagctagaagagagccggtttatagtttctgaattcttattttagccttccttctatgctttagttattgttctgaggcaCAAACTTTGAATGATCTTTCTTTTTACAAAAGTAGTAATTTCGAATTACGAGTCAAAGAAACGCATTTAGGTTACGTTTCAATACACGCAGGAAATTTTCGAAATACACGCTGTCGGAAagattaatataaaatttgtaAATGGAATGGAACGTATCTTCCCGccaaaattcatttaaaaacgAAAGTTTTGAAATAGGtagaattttttaaattactatttaaaaaaaaagagcattattatttagatttataCCCATTTTTTTGCCATTTCACGCTTTGTTGTCACTCCCTATAACGGCGGTCCATGGCACACCGCCCGGGCCGCTTGATACGTTAAATGAGATCCTCAACTCAACGCCGCCCGTTcgcccgcccgcgccgccgccgccgtgcgTCCGCCAGACGGGGCTCTGGCCGTACCCGAGAGAGACGAATGCAAGATTGCAACTGCATTCGAAATACAAAAACATTACCAATATTTGCGATTAATTTCTGTGTAAGAAAACAAGTTAGTACGTTTGAACAGTTATGTTCATGGATTTAATACAAAGAGGATGTTTAAATAAGTTGTGTAAGAACAAATGTGAAATTGGTGAAAGTGCACTTTCTGTCGAATATTGAGATGTGGTCCTTCGTGAACACATAGAGACAGCATACATGAAGTTAAGCATTAAGGTGAGCTATTATgagtttattacatttttgtcaattttaaataagtaggtataacgaCTGTTTTTATACCTGGTATAGGTAAATATTAGATATAGTTGCCTAGGTATTTGGGTATTCCCTATCACCACAGGTTTTAAAAACCGACTAAAAACCAAGCTAGTCTATTTTTTACCGTATTAGTTTGTAGGTAGCTTCTGTCTGGTTTTTGCAGATTTTTTGCTCTTTCGGATGTTCACTAAACTCACCAATAGGTGGATatggataggtacctacttaggtatttatTGTGACTGACTGAAATCAGATTTTTCAAAGGACACTATGGAgcgatatttttaaaaagattgTTGTCATGCTTAGTCTGTCTGGGACAAACGTAAAAACAAAACTTGGAATGTTGGTCATCATATGTATAATCAAATATGAACAGAGCCTCGCGGTGCCCGAAGGTAACTCGCACACCTTGTTGTTATTTACGTCAAGGATAAACCAATTATAATGAATTGATACTGATAGTCACTAGCCCATCGCCAATAATTTTATCAGTCCATCACTCTAAAGTCGGCTTCTCCGAAATCCCAAATATCCTAAGCGAGGAGCTCCAccttctaaatttatttttctattctaACCATCAAACTGCTGTACCTACTGTGccagttggaagaatgcttgactctgTGAcgtcccaagttcgaatccagcgcgggcctaaaccaatggtttCCGAAGTTGTTGTCTTATtcatttgaatcataaatgattacctacTTATCACGTGTTCAACGATGACGGACagcatcgtaaggaaacccacaatcccaagaaatgcgtttctaTAGGTGGAGGTTAGAACCTatatgggctggttttcactacGCGGGATAgaagctcagacaggcagtcgctcttGTAAGAAACTGggcctgtcaaatgttcaggtttaaCAGCGGGTCCTGTGAAAACAAGATAGCGCTAGGCAGATACGAGATAATTTACTGGTCTTTAAAGTATGAACCATTGCCACAGGTAATGCTAGGAGAGGTCCCTGCATTGTGTTTGGTGGTCGCGACGCTGGCACTGGGGTCCGCGGCGGGCGACGGCCCGTGCGAGCGCCGGCGCACGTGGTGGGACCGCGAGCGAGGCGCCTGCGCACCCTGCACGCGCTGCGAACCGCAGCTCGCCGTGAAACTACCCTGCGAGCTCCATCGTGACACTATCTGCCAACCTTTACATGAAATACACATCTGGCCCTTCGACACGCAAAGAAATGACAGTGAACTTAGTGATTACGAACCGGAATACTATGATTACTCGGACTACGGTGAAGTGAGTGAGGATGAGGTGCGGTGGGACGTACAGACGACCACGCTGACGCTGGCGGCTAGTGGCTGTGTACTGTTTTTTGTGCTCGTGCTGTATTTGTCGTTTTATCATTCGAAGCAGTGGAAGGTGCTGAAGAAAGCGCTGCGATCAGGTGAGACAAAAACTGAAATTAACTTTATCAACGACTTTAGGTTTATATTTGAACACCCAATAGTCCATCAGACGTTTCGGGCAAGGTTAATGCTAGTTACAACATTCATCCAGTAGGATAGAACATCAACTCTAGACAGCTAACTAAAGTAGATaactacctcatcatcatcatcatcagcccattaacgtccccactgctggggcacgggccttccctatggatggatagggagatcgggccttaaaccatcacgcgggcccagtgcggattgatggttattaacgactgttaatgcagccgggactaacggcttaacgtgccttccgaagcacggaggagctcgagatgaaaactttcattttttttgtggttacccatcctatgacccacctttgcgaaagttgcttaacttcaacaatcgcagaccgagcgcgttaaccgctgcgccaccaagctcctctgCGCCACATAACTACCTAACTACACTCAATCTTCATTATATCTACAAATACAAAACCATTTCTACTTTTCCACCCGCTTCTAATTTTCCGTCCTGAAATCGGTTCAATAGTTCCAGAAAGAGTGGATTTGTACCCGAATAATGGTAACAGGCTCTCCCCTCCtacttattacatgggacttaaacatagctgagaCGTGtgtgtatacattacaagtacaTCTCTACTGTCTACACGCGTGATTTTATGTGCAACAGTATCGTccctcctattacatggaactaaaacatagctgaggagtgggtgtactatacttcttcttatcgtgtgggttgtaaggtggaataccaacctcatcaaccctggtatcagtattattgagccgccaaaggcccctgacatggctcatataacgattactcacttacaacagtaaatagtaaccggtaccaacggcttaacgtgccttccgaagcacggaccatcttactttcggacaatcaggtgatcagcctgtaatgtcctaatcaaactagggatcacaaagtgatttttgtgatatgtccccaccgggattcgaacccggggcctccggatcgtgagtccaacgctcaaccactggaccacagaggccgtgccAATCGATCGGTGTAGGTACTGTCTACACGCGTGATTctttgttgtgttatgttagcTCCAGAGACAACTTCCTACACTAACAAACcatctttataatattagtaagtagattATTTCTAAACACATTTTCTCTAGATTTTGCTATTCTGCGTACGGCGACGTCAGCGCTAAAGAAAACTCCCAGCGCCCCCTGTAAAGTAAACATAAACAGGAAAACTTGGCCGCGATCCATTGAGGCCAGGCTAGATTTGCGATGATGTATGAATATCCCAGCAACTGTctagttaacggcctccgtagttcagtagttgagcgttgtactcacgatTTGGAGGACCCAGGTTCGAATTAGGGACATATGACAATCACTTTatgctccctagtttggttaggacttaagacattgcaggctgatcacccgattatccgaaagtacgttaagtcgttggtcccgcatactacttactgatcaattactgatgtaagttcgtagtcgtacatgagccatgtcaggggcctttggcggctgaataatgaCCATCATACTTGGATGATAAAATCGTAGTCGATCCGATGGTCGATTggtcacagcccacacgagagaagactgCCTAGTTATCGTTCAAATGAAAGAACTCAAATAACACGCAAACTGTTAGCCTTTATTTCCATATTCcactcaacgtaattatcgtagATAAACgtgttgaaagtcaatgtaacatttttgaatctacgtcttttctcaaggtgttatggctgaaaagaagaaatgacaaaaaactgcaacatCAACACATTCttatacattataagttattaaAATACCTTGAGGAACATGCCAAAACAGTAAATGAAACGACTCTACAAAGTACTCACCAGCAAAGAGGACCAGTAATTGTGTTATGCAAACATGATGTCTGTATAAAAAACGTAAAGCCTCGATTATGGTTTATTTATTCAGGACGGCGGTCACATCGCACGACCTCCGTGTCGaagactttatttatttattataaaactggCGACGCTCGTAGAATACTATTTGTACCGGCTAAAATAAAACACGTTCCCAAACttgtaaacataatataagctgacga
The genomic region above belongs to Pectinophora gossypiella chromosome 4, ilPecGoss1.1, whole genome shotgun sequence and contains:
- the LOC126382412 gene encoding tumor necrosis factor receptor superfamily member wengen, which encodes MKLSIKVMLGEVPALCLVVATLALGSAAGDGPCERRRTWWDRERGACAPCTRCEPQLAVKLPCELHRDTICQPLHEIHIWPFDTQRNDSELSDYEPEYYDYSDYGEVSEDEVRWDVQTTTLTLAASGCVLFFVLVLYLSFYHSKQWKVLKKALRSDVQDLSAKLKLMEAGETPAEPVVPSDHHIYCNIHVAKDPLLGPAAKKGLGNVYTQEKHPS